In one window of Nothobranchius furzeri strain GRZ-AD chromosome 11, NfurGRZ-RIMD1, whole genome shotgun sequence DNA:
- the LOC129160210 gene encoding uncharacterized protein, translated as MLDQLRKGLQLYGLLSVLNQHPELGLPLFVPGDDDDRVDAAFIMEKWQPVFSEKGSLKYTREVNIMNFFQDFLQETEDREQADQSDADNNGTTQELTVGRIMQWITGQADKPNLPSEMNEFIISVHFYHDCDTRHTICFPTVSACTRTITFPVAHLTTFDEFKYIKEIAMSHGQSFDRVRISVLAEITLQLTEPRFFFLLMCCFVVYTCTLIL; from the exons ATGCTGGACCAGCTGAGAAAGGGTCTTCAACTATATGGCCTGCTCAGTGTTCTGAACCAACACCCAGAGCTTGGTCTGCCACTCTTTGTTCCAGGGGATGATGATGACAGG GTGGATGCTGCCTTCATTATGGAAAAATGGCAACCTGTGTTCAGTGAGAAGGGCTCTCTGAAGTACACTAGAGAGGTCAACATTATGAACTTTTTTCAGGACTTCCTACAAGAGACTGAGGATCGAG AGCAAGCTGACCAGAGTGATGCGGACAACAACGGCACCACACAGGAGCTGACTGTTGGCAGAATCATGCAATGGATAACAGGGCAGGCAGACAAGCCTAATTTACCAAGCGAGATGAATGAGTTCATCATATCTGTCCATTTCTACCATGACTGTGACACACGTCACACCATTTGTTTCCCAACAGTGAGTGCATGTACTCGTACCATTACATTTCCAGTTGCTCACCTGACAACCTTTGATGAATTCAAATACATAAAGGAAATAGCAATGTCTCATGGTCAGTCCTTTGATAGGGTACGAATCTCAGTTCTTGCAGAAATTACACTACAGTTAACAGAGCcaaggtttttttttctcttgaTGTGCTGTTTTGTTGTTTACACATGCACACTCATTTTGTAG